The proteins below come from a single Streptomyces spongiicola genomic window:
- a CDS encoding LacI family DNA-binding transcriptional regulator yields MTTRLADIAARAGVSKATVSRVLNGNRGVAADTRDSVLAALDALGYAHPMRQRRRGLVGLITPELENPVFPALAEVMGQALTRQGYTPVLATRPPGGSSEDELTEVLVSRGVSGIVFVSGPHTGTARYDRLRERHVPFVLVNGFSPRIKAHFVSPDDRAAMRLAVAHLAELGHERIGLALGPVRLVPVQRKIEGFRDGMHEQLGLTARESRELVQHSLFSLEGGQAAASALIDRGCTAVMCASDMMALGAVRAARQRGLTVPGEISVVGFDDSPLTAFTDPPLTTIRQPVKAMGQIAVDALLEEMAGRPTPRTEFVFMPELVVRGSTAAGPRRGRRPADVR; encoded by the coding sequence ATGACCACGCGGCTCGCCGACATCGCCGCCCGGGCGGGCGTCAGCAAGGCCACGGTCAGCCGCGTGCTCAACGGAAACCGCGGTGTGGCCGCGGACACCCGCGATTCCGTGCTCGCCGCACTCGACGCGCTGGGCTACGCCCACCCCATGCGGCAGCGTCGCAGGGGGCTGGTCGGCCTGATCACACCGGAGCTGGAGAACCCCGTCTTCCCCGCGCTGGCCGAGGTGATGGGGCAGGCGCTGACACGCCAGGGGTACACGCCGGTGCTCGCCACGCGGCCGCCCGGTGGCTCGAGCGAGGACGAACTGACGGAGGTACTCGTCAGCCGCGGGGTGTCCGGCATCGTCTTCGTCTCCGGACCGCACACCGGGACCGCACGGTACGACCGGCTGCGCGAACGGCACGTGCCCTTCGTACTCGTCAACGGGTTCTCCCCCCGGATCAAGGCGCACTTCGTCTCCCCGGACGACCGGGCGGCCATGCGTCTGGCCGTGGCGCACCTGGCCGAACTGGGGCACGAGCGGATCGGGCTCGCGCTCGGCCCGGTGCGCTTGGTGCCGGTACAGCGCAAGATCGAGGGGTTCCGCGACGGCATGCACGAGCAACTGGGACTGACCGCACGGGAGTCCCGGGAACTGGTCCAGCACTCGCTGTTCTCCTTGGAGGGGGGCCAGGCCGCGGCGTCCGCCCTGATCGACCGGGGCTGTACGGCCGTCATGTGCGCCAGCGACATGATGGCTCTCGGCGCCGTCCGGGCCGCACGGCAGAGGGGGCTCACGGTTCCCGGTGAGATCTCGGTCGTCGGCTTCGACGACTCGCCGCTCACCGCCTTCACGGACCCTCCCCTGACCACCATCAGACAGCCTGTCAAGGCGATGGGGCAGATCGCCGTGGACGCGCTGCTGGAGGAGATGGCCGGGAGGCCGACGCCGCGCACCGAGTTCGTCTTCATGCCGGAACTGGTGGTCCGGGGCTCCACCGCCGCCGGACCGCGACGCGGTCGGCGCCCGGCCGACGTGCGCTGA
- a CDS encoding NAD(P)-dependent alcohol dehydrogenase, producing MRGIRFHTYGPPGVLELEDLDMPVVGDDDVLVRVRAASVNPLDWHTMRGTPYITRVQGGLSRPRTGRLGADLAGHVEAVGKNVTTLRAGDEVFGCQGLDRLGTFAEYVTIRHDAGVVKKPAGLTFAQAASVPVAALTAYLALHRHGRLRDGHAVLVNGAAGGVGTFAVQIAGALGADVTGVCSTANVEMVRTLGAHHVVDYTQQDFTTGERRYDLILDNVGNRPLSAYRRVLAPEGTLVLVSGAGGRFLGPLGRVARALVLSRFTRQRLVFFITDPAQDGLEAVRDLLESGKVAPVIDRTYPLSELPEAIGYLEAGHAQGKVVVTL from the coding sequence ATGCGAGGCATCCGGTTCCACACCTACGGCCCACCCGGGGTCCTTGAACTAGAGGACCTCGACATGCCCGTCGTCGGCGACGACGACGTGCTCGTCCGCGTCCGGGCCGCTTCGGTCAATCCGCTGGACTGGCACACCATGCGGGGCACGCCCTACATCACGCGGGTGCAGGGCGGGCTGTCACGGCCCAGGACCGGCCGACTGGGCGCCGACCTGGCGGGGCACGTCGAAGCGGTCGGCAAGAACGTCACCACGTTACGGGCGGGAGACGAGGTGTTCGGATGCCAGGGGCTTGACCGTCTGGGTACGTTCGCCGAGTACGTGACGATCCGCCACGACGCCGGAGTGGTGAAGAAGCCGGCCGGCCTGACCTTCGCTCAGGCCGCGTCCGTGCCGGTAGCGGCGCTCACCGCCTACCTGGCCCTGCACCGCCACGGGCGGCTGCGAGACGGGCACGCGGTACTGGTCAACGGCGCGGCGGGCGGCGTGGGGACGTTCGCGGTGCAGATCGCCGGGGCACTGGGTGCCGACGTGACCGGCGTGTGCAGCACCGCGAACGTGGAGATGGTCCGGACCCTCGGCGCCCACCACGTCGTCGACTACACCCAGCAGGACTTCACCACCGGCGAGCGGCGCTACGACCTCATCCTCGACAACGTGGGCAACCGTCCGCTGTCGGCGTACCGGCGGGTGCTCGCCCCGGAGGGGACGCTCGTCCTCGTCAGCGGCGCGGGAGGCCGCTTCCTCGGCCCCCTGGGCCGGGTGGCCCGTGCGCTCGTGCTGTCGCGCTTCACGCGGCAGCGGCTGGTCTTCTTCATCACGGACCCCGCCCAGGACGGCCTGGAGGCGGTCCGCGACCTGCTCGAATCCGGAAAGGTCGCGCCGGTCATCGACCGGACCTATCCCCTGAGCGAGCTCCCCGAGGCCATCGGCTACCTCGAAGCCGGGCACGCCCAGGGCAAGGTCGTCGTCACCCTCTGA
- a CDS encoding ArsR/SmtB family transcription factor: MLAALAHPIRLRIVATLAGGRDYVSRLAREMGVSRPLLHMHLRRLEAAGLVVGRLELSEDGKAMKYYDITDFSLHLTASAVAEAAKTLTKQDPEKGPRPKEHT; the protein is encoded by the coding sequence ATGCTGGCGGCGCTCGCCCATCCGATTCGGCTGCGCATCGTCGCGACACTGGCCGGGGGCCGCGACTACGTGAGCCGGCTGGCCCGCGAGATGGGAGTGAGCCGTCCGCTCCTGCACATGCACCTGCGGCGGCTGGAAGCCGCGGGCCTGGTCGTCGGCCGACTGGAGCTGTCCGAGGACGGCAAGGCCATGAAGTACTACGACATCACCGACTTCAGCCTGCACCTGACCGCGTCGGCCGTGGCCGAGGCGGCCAAGACCCTCACCAAGCAGGACCCGGAGAAGGGTCCCCGACCCAAGGAGCACACCTGA